The window GGGCACCTCGCGGGTCAGCTTGTAGCGCGCCACGGAGACCGCGGGCTTCGCCGCGTACATCCGCATGACCTCCTTGATGCCGCGGCACACGGTGTCGAGCGGGTGCTCGTGCGCGGGTGCGGCGTTCAGGACGGCCTCGGCCCTGACGAGGGTGTCGTCGTGGTCCGGGAAGATGGCCTCTTCCTTGGAGCGGAAGTGGCGGAAGAACGTCCGCCGTGCCACCCCGGCGGCCCCCGCGATCTCGTCGACCGTCGTCGCCTCGTACCCCTTCGTGGAGAAGAGTTCCATGGCCGCGGCGGCCAGTTCGCGGCGCATCTTCAGCCGTTGGGCGGCGGCGCGGGTGCCGGCGGCGCTCTCCGGGGCGTCCGTCGCGGCGGAGGAACGGGGGGACTTGGCGGGTTGGGACATGGTGTGAACGTAACCCATCGCCGCCGGGGAGTGCGCCCGCGGGGGCGGGTCGCCCGGGGGTCCGAGCAGCCCGCCCCACCTGGCCCCCGGCTCAGCGCCGGGCATATTCGCGGAAGCCGCGCCCCGTCTTGCGGCCGAGGCAGCCCGCGGCCACCAGGTGCTCCAGCAGCGGCGCCGGGGCGAGCCCCGGGTCGCGGAACTCGCTGTGCAGGACCTTCTCGATCGCGAGCGAGACGTCCAGGCCGACCACGTCGAGCAGTTCGAACGGGCCCATGGGGTAGCCGCCGCCCAGCTTCATGGCCGCGTCGATGTCGTCGAGCGTCGCGTAGTGCTCCTCGACCATCTTGATCGCGTTGTTGAGATAGGGGAACAGCAGCGCGTTCACGATGAAACCGGCCCGGTCGCCGCAGTCCACCGGGTGCTTGCGCACCTTCACGCAGACCTCGCGGACGGTGGCGTGCACGTCGTCGGCGGTCAGCACCGTGCGGACCACCTCGACCAGCTTCATCGCGGGCGCGGGGTTGAAGAAGTGCATCCCGACGACGTCCTCGGGCCGCGAGGTCACCCTGGCGACCGCCACCACCGGCAGCGACGACGTGGTCGTCGCCAGCACCGCACCCGGCTTGCAGACCTTGTCCAGGGTCTGGAACAGCTGACGCTTGACGTCCAGGTCCTCGGCGACCGCCTCGACCGCGAGGTCGACGTCGGCGAAGGAGTCCAGCGACCCCGACGCGGTCACCCGGGCGAGGGTCTCGTCCCTGGCCTCCTCCGACATCCGGCCCTTGGCCACCGAACGCCCCAGGGACTTGGCGATCCGCGCCTTGGCGCTGTCAGCCTTCTCCTGGCTCCGCCCGGCGAGGACCACGGAGTAACCGGCCTTCGCGAAGACCTCCGCGATGCCCGAGGCCATCGTGCCCGAACCGGCGACACCCACCGACGCGACCGGGCGCCCGGCGACCGTGCCGGTGTTCTCCGCCGGCGTCAGGGCGTCCGCCACCACGGTCTGGCTCCCGGGTGCGTCGTACGTGTAGAAACCGCGTCCCGCCTTGCGCCCGGTCAGACCCGCCTCGGTCAGCTGGCCCAGCACCGGGGCTGGGGCGTGCAGCCGGTCGTGCGACGCCGCGTACATGGCCTCCAGGACCGTCCTGGCCGTGTCGATGCCGATGAGGTCGAGCAGCGCCAGCGGGCCCATGGGCAGTCCGCAGCCCAGCTTCATGGCCGCGTCGATGTCCTCACGGGAGGCGTAGTTCGCCTCGTACATCGCGGCGGCCTGGTTCAGGTAGCCGAAGAGCAGGCCGTCGGCGACGAATCCCGGGCGGTCGCCGACCGCGACCGGCTCCTTGCCCAGTTCACGCGCGAGCCGGGTGACGCTCTCCACGGCGGGCGGGGCGGTCAGCACGGAGGAGACCACCTCGACGAGCTTCATCGCGGGCGCGGGGTTGAAGAAGTGCAGGCCGAGGACGCGTTCGGGGTGCTGCGACTCGGCGGCCAGCCGGGTCACCGACAGGGCGTTCGTGCCCGTCGCCAGGATCGCGGTGGGGGAGACCACCGCGTCCAGCTCGCGGAAGACCTGCTGCTTGATCTCGTACGTCTCCGGCACGACCTCGATCACCAGCTCCGCGTCCGCGGCGGCCTGCAGGTCGGAGAACGTGCGGAAGCGGGCCAGGATGTCGCGCCGCTCCTGCTCGGTGATCCGCTCACGGCTCACGGCGCGAGCGGTGGAGGCCTCCAGGGAGGCGACGGCCTGACGCGCGGCGGCTTCGCTGACGTCGATGCCGACGACCTCGCGGCCCGCCCGGGCCAGGACCTCGGCGATGCCGGTTCCCATGGTGCCGAGGCCGACGACGGCAATGGTGCTGAGGGGGATGTCCATCACGGGACTCCAGGGTGAGTGACGACTGTGAGGAGCACGGCGGCGCGTGCGGTCGGACCGACCGGCGCCCGGTGTGCGGAAATCGCGTGTCGTGGTGCACGGTCCCGGGCACTCGCGCGCACCGGGGGGAAAGGTGACGGGCTCTGTCCCGGAGCCACGTCTCACGAACTGCCGAACCGACAAGCACTCCAGGTGGCTGCGTCACCAGGCCACCGGAGCCTGCGGGTGTGTGTCCCGCTCACCTGAGCTTAACCGGCGAGTAACGAGCGCGCCAGCCCTGGCCGGATGTGCACTGGCACACAGTTCGCCGGACACGTTGGGTGTGCGGAGATAAACTCAGCGTCATGGATGAGGAGTTCCGCTCGCTGACGGACCGGATCGCGGGCGAGGCGGGCGAGTCGGAGGCCCTGCGCGCGCTGCTCGCCACTGAGGACCACGAGGAACTGGCCCAGGTCCTCGTGGAGCGTGAACACCCCCTGTGGGCACGCGAGATCGCGGCGTTCCGCCTCGGCTGCCGGGGCGACCGCCGGGCCTTCGAGGCGCTGGTCCTCCTCCTGAACCACCGCGATCCCGAGCGCTGCGTATCGGCCGCGCACGCGCTCCGGCTCCTCGGCGACCCCCGGACGCCCAGGGCGGCGGCCGCACTCGCCACCAACAGCATGCGGACCGCCTACGCCCTGTATCCGGTGCGGCTGCTGACCGCCCTGCGCGCGCCCGAGTCGGTGCCCGCCCTGGTCAGCACCCTGCAACGGCTGCTCACCCCCGACGAGCCGCACTGGCGCGTCGCGCTCGCCTGTGTCGAGGGGCTGGGGGACCTGGAGGACGGCAGGGCCCGCCCGGTCCTGGAGGCGGCGCTGCCCCACCCGCGCCTCGGCACGGCGGCGGCAGCGGCCCTCAGCCGGCTTCCACCGGACTGAGCGCGCGTACGTACCTGACCTCGGGGAGCAGGGCGCCGCCCGTCTCGACGGCCTCCTCCGCGCCGTCCGGCCGGAATCCCGCCCGTTCGTAGAAGCGCCGCGCCCGGGTGTTCTCCTTCAGCACCCAGAGCGCCATCTCGCGAAAGCCGTCCGCCCCGGCGCGGGCCGTCGCCCGCTCCAGGAGCGCGCGCCCGGTGCCCGTGCCGATGCTGTCCGGGTCCACGTAGAGCGCGTACAGCTCGGCGCGGGCGGGCCTGCCGGTGCCGTCGCGGCACGGACCGTGGCACGCCCAGCCCGTCACGGTGGTGTCCGCGGCCATGGCCACGAGGTTCACCGGGCCTCCCGCCGACAGGAGACCGGCCCGGCGCCGCTCGGCGTCCCGTGGGGCGTGCATCGCGTCGAGGTGGGCCTGCGGGACGAGACCGGCGTAGGCGTGCCGCCAGCCGCGGACCCGTATCTCCGCCACGGCGTCGCAGTCGGCGAGTGTCATGTCGCGTACGCGCACACCGGGGGCGTGCGCGGCGGTGGGGCGTGTGGTCACGCGGCCCATCCTGGCGCACGCCCCCGGCCCGGGGCACCGTGATTTCTCAGCCGCGGAAGCCGAGGAGGCCGTGCAGGGTGCTGCCCTT is drawn from Streptomyces sp. NBC_00178 and contains these coding sequences:
- a CDS encoding 3-hydroxyacyl-CoA dehydrogenase family protein, which gives rise to MDIPLSTIAVVGLGTMGTGIAEVLARAGREVVGIDVSEAAARQAVASLEASTARAVSRERITEQERRDILARFRTFSDLQAAADAELVIEVVPETYEIKQQVFRELDAVVSPTAILATGTNALSVTRLAAESQHPERVLGLHFFNPAPAMKLVEVVSSVLTAPPAVESVTRLARELGKEPVAVGDRPGFVADGLLFGYLNQAAAMYEANYASREDIDAAMKLGCGLPMGPLALLDLIGIDTARTVLEAMYAASHDRLHAPAPVLGQLTEAGLTGRKAGRGFYTYDAPGSQTVVADALTPAENTGTVAGRPVASVGVAGSGTMASGIAEVFAKAGYSVVLAGRSQEKADSAKARIAKSLGRSVAKGRMSEEARDETLARVTASGSLDSFADVDLAVEAVAEDLDVKRQLFQTLDKVCKPGAVLATTTSSLPVVAVARVTSRPEDVVGMHFFNPAPAMKLVEVVRTVLTADDVHATVREVCVKVRKHPVDCGDRAGFIVNALLFPYLNNAIKMVEEHYATLDDIDAAMKLGGGYPMGPFELLDVVGLDVSLAIEKVLHSEFRDPGLAPAPLLEHLVAAGCLGRKTGRGFREYARR
- a CDS encoding adenylosuccinate lyase: MDEEFRSLTDRIAGEAGESEALRALLATEDHEELAQVLVEREHPLWAREIAAFRLGCRGDRRAFEALVLLLNHRDPERCVSAAHALRLLGDPRTPRAAAALATNSMRTAYALYPVRLLTALRAPESVPALVSTLQRLLTPDEPHWRVALACVEGLGDLEDGRARPVLEAALPHPRLGTAAAAALSRLPPD
- a CDS encoding GNAT family N-acetyltransferase, whose translation is MGRVTTRPTAAHAPGVRVRDMTLADCDAVAEIRVRGWRHAYAGLVPQAHLDAMHAPRDAERRRAGLLSAGGPVNLVAMAADTTVTGWACHGPCRDGTGRPARAELYALYVDPDSIGTGTGRALLERATARAGADGFREMALWVLKENTRARRFYERAGFRPDGAEEAVETGGALLPEVRYVRALSPVEAG